The Phlebotomus papatasi isolate M1 chromosome 3, Ppap_2.1, whole genome shotgun sequence genomic sequence CATTACacagattttgataatatttttttttctcaataattgtcttaatttgaattctgggtgacaagttcttttttcaGATAATGCGTGTGTGTGAAACGCTTGATGTAGACAGTCGTAAGGCTTTGGGTTGGGGcttcgagtgggtcagtggatagagtagtagctctatgactgcgaagtctggggttcaaagctgagcagcagcagaaaaagatttctcatgccatatcggctttgaattcgtccagtgaatgaatgaatagtaatgtcaatggtgcatattgacaaaaaagtgaaccgcctaaacaatagaggctggtacgagaacgagtttcgatgtgaaagtggtacttcaatcgatacaaatattcgctgtcactgatcccaaacacacaccgagaagggatgctgtgacatagtaacggcactgactgctcacagagctgtgatatagagcggctacccgtatcgggaaataagatagaataggagtggggaagcataaggggcccaattggtggcctggatgcatcggaatatccgaaatggagaactgacccctggcaaaatcttatcttaaggCTTTGGGTTTTGTTTTTTTCGTCGGCATCGtttcaaaagaatttaattagctttctttTGGAgaaattcttgttaaaaaatattgaattttgacaaagtaatcaCACCTAAATATACGTACGAGTTATCTATCTTAGTACTGGGTTAATATTAACGGTAACCtataataatttctaaatatatttttattatgttcgGTACTTTATGGAGGTTTCCTCGCTCTTTAGACAGCTGTCATAGAAGTCAGATTTGTCAAATTATCTTTTACACAAACTAAAATCCTATATTTTAACTAATACATCATGTCATGTATTTTACTGTCGTTTTctggaaatatatttataacaTTATGGTGATTTTATTGAACAATTCACTTTGTTTATAATTGACTAATCTACTGGGATGGAGTAGGTGCTTTTGACTACTTTAAGCTTTTATCAGTAGCCTTGAAAAAGATTTGATACAGTGTCTCTATGAATATTTAATAgcctagaatttttaaaatagggcttttGGCTCTTGTTTTCAGATGGAACTGGGCTTTACCATGAGATAATTTTGCTAGATAAACAAATTGTAAAGCTCAATTACATTGTAATAAGCttcaattccttttaaaaacgGGGGAAAAAcccccaatttcaaaagttttccaattcaaaggtgtcccacttcccctatTAATCAATTGGTGTAGGAGATTTTTCATTGCTTTAATCCTGAAAATGGGAATCGAAATTATGAAAGCGATAGCTGTATAAGGGATGAGATAGCAATTAATATAGAACGTCTGAAAATTATAACGTTAAGATACTtcccttaaaattttttttgatcatTGCATAAAAGTTGAAAATAAGAGATAACGAATAGTTATTACGAAACCAGTTTTTCAAATTGGTGGTGGGTGACTTGTGGTCAGCCGGGAAGCTTTGAGCTTTTCAAAGCATCTTACTAGACGCGGGAAAAAGGAGAAAGAGACAGAAGATGTCTATTTCTGCGAAAGAACATACCAAACAGAGGGAGAAGGATGATTTTTATCGAGGAGGGAAAATCCAAATAGAGCTTTAGTTCCACAATACATTCCACAAAGCTTATTTTGCGTCTTTAAATCATAATCCCTCTGGAGAAGCCTCTTCTTCCCCCTCAGATGCGCAtccctgagttttttttttgataagatAAATTCCACAATCCTGAAGGAGACACTTGCAGTCCCCTCGGAAAGAGAGGAAAATTCAGGAAGACCCAACCCTCTGGCCAAAGGTGTGGAAACGTGTGTGGAATatgaatgaaaatttgaaatttacacTCTCACTCCTCTTCAGCGCCTCAAAAGCAATTTTTCTCCCAATCCCAGAAAAAAAAGTCTTGATTTATGAGACTTGAGGATCAAATCGATAGAGGATTTCCCGGGGAAAAATTTCCCCATACCCCATCTCTTTCTCTATTTCTTAAACATTTAATTCCAATTTGTTTACCCTCTCAGCATCTCGtcaattttccatcaatttctcaATAGTTTTATTATGGTTTTcttctcatcttttttttttcaacacacATTTTTATTGGGACGTGCTTGATTTCTTGACGACGTGATTAGCTCACGTCTTTGGCACAAATTTCCCCACAAATTTTCCTCTTGAGCACCCTCACAAGATTTCCTTGAGAGAGCTTTTCCGCTCAAAGTCACCGACAATCCACACAGTGAAGGAGGaaagaaaaatctcatttttggtGAAGAATGAACAAGCCATTTTGCCAATATTTACTCAATTGACTTCCTCCGTGAGGATTATTAACACCCAGCAAAGGGATTACTACACTGTTGGTTTTGAGAATTAATTCAAGATTTAATGGGTAATTTTTATGGAGTTTGAgcgttttgaaatatttttttagaggtATGGGAGGTATGGCGGCTTTAGAGGAGTCTTTTATAGTGTTTCTCTGCCCATTTTATAGGATCTCGTGCTGATCATTTTTATGCACCGGTTTAACCATACTCTGTTTTCGAGATACCCCGAGAGAACGCGatcttaagctgtctacacactaggcaaattattgcaataataacatttcaagtgacattgaaataaaacttcaatattgaaaccaatatttcaatatttgcctacacactgaacaaattaaCTTCaatatacagtcgagttcctcaaatttgaacgacgcgacggttgcattcaaaatgtaaaatatgaggttaagcaaaagaaattttgcattggagtctgaaaactatttttctccgGTGCTTCCTCAATAtagtcgtattatattaatttcctcaacaaattccacctatttaacaacaaattcaattaataaaattcgCTAAAATTATTTTGCTAAATTTACGAAAAGTGAACTTtatatgaattccgttacgtttttgaaaatattgttccaaTTTGAGGAGTGacaaatgtcatctataccccctactaaatgttcaaatttgaggaactctactgtaaatacTTCAATATTACAACTTACTAAAATACCATTCTAGTCAGAGATTCAGTTCATTTCAAACATTGAAAAACTCTTGGAATTAGCATGTTTATGAACAGGAAGACATCTCAGAATATCATCGTAGACAGGACCAGATTCTGCTGTATATCCTGCTCATTTCTTCCCAGAAACCTACTTTCACAGGAGTCCTCCCctacttcctccagaaaatctcagatcttctgggattttcttctgtattttgtcaagaacaccagaaatacccaagttggtcagaggatttctcctggtttctccagaaaatcacagatcttctgggattttcttctgtattttgtcaagaacaccagaaatacccaagttggtcagaggatttctcctggtttctccagaaaatcacagatcttctgggattttcttctgtattttgtcaagaacaccagaaatacccaagttggtcagaggatttctcctggtttctccagaaaatcacagatcttctgggattttcttctgtattttgtcaagaacgcctaaaatacccaagttggtcagaagatttcccttggTTCCTcaaggaaatcacagatcttctgagattttcttatGTATTTTGTTAAGTATACACCCAAAATTTCCGAGTTGGTCAGAAGACTCCTTCTGGTTTCTCGCATGTCAAGTTCTGCCACTTTATCACATCCTATAGTCTTTATTATCCTCCTTTTGGTCCTACTCGTGTTATAGCGCTGCTTGATGTTTTCCTGGTGAGGTAAAGTGATCAGCACCTCATTGACAAATTTGGTTAACAAAATGTCCCACACATCTCAGACCAcgatctaatttatatttctCTTAATATTCCAGTAACACGTCAACCGCTTGAATACACTCAAGTTCGTTCTCTTCGCAAAACCGATTGGGATGCACTGCTCCTAGATGCTACGCAGGTTGATTGGAGCCTTTTATATTTCATTCCTAATCTATCTGAATGTTTAAACGTCTGAACGTTTCCCTAATTACTGATCTTTATAACAAACATGTTCCTACTATTAGGACTCTTGTGCCTCCTAAATCTTCGCCATGGTTAAACTAAGGTATCATTACTAAAGCTCGCGAGCGCGATAGGTACTATAAAAGATGGCGTCGCTCTCACCAAGAGCATCACCTTCGTAGGTATCGATCTTTGCGGCGAGCAGTTCAAACAATgataaaatcttctaaaaaatcATTCTTCGCGCGTCAGCTTTATTCAAACCTTCCTtcaaagctttggaaaaatataaataagctTGGAATTACAGCGAAAGGCGCCACTGAAACGGCTTCTAATCTTACTACAAACGCGTTAAATACTTTGAGTGTTGGATGCTGATGTTGATGCTGCACACTTTTCCTTCAGGTGCGTTGAGCCCAATGAAGTGTGTGTAcatggtaaaaacttttggacactgaccaaaatattggaacaagttttccttggaacaatttttttttggaatcaacttgtacctagagaagatatttgtttgttccaaaaaattttctttacagtttcgttacaatatacagttacaattttgttagttttcttttggaaccgttttgatacagtggaatgtctacaaatttgagttgatttcgttttatacaaatttgttcccgaaatttggaacagaatttgttgcactcggctgttttgttcccactctcaggaacaaattggtacatattttttataacaatattattcctacatctgtaacatatttgttccaaaaatttttgatgtccgtggacgaggtaatttttggaaccaaattgttactcataaggggaatctttttgttctcattgtcgggaacaaatgaTGTTAGTGACTTTCGACCTATCAGCATTCTACCCTGCCTTTCCAAGCCTTTTGAGCACCTTACTAAATCTAAAGTCGAGGAACACTTGAATCAGGAGAACCTACTTTCTGATTTGCAATCTGGTTTCCGGAAGTTTCATAGCACTATCTAACTATTAACTATGACATTCGTATCAAgcttgatcaaaaatattttgcccAATTAATTCTTCTTGATCTCTAGATATTTTGATAGCATAAACAACTCTGGTACGACATAAGTCGCCACCTATCGGCAATTCTTTTATAGCAACATTATGGATGTCATCAGACAACACCACCGGAAGTCAATTCTTCTTTGTGTCAGCGTCACGTCAAGGAAGAAAAAGCAAAAGTCAGTCTGAATTCAATCATCGTTTAATccgaaaaaatctaaataatctGTTGAGTTTGTTACAAATAAATTAGTTGAATTTAAGCAATACGTGTTTGTCATCGTTGGATCAAGCAGAGAGAAGAAGGCGGTCCTTTTTCGCCAGGATAAGACCACTTTCTCTCTTTTGCAGGTACGGTAAAACCATTAGGGTATGATCTACCAGCTTTTGTGGGATCTCTTGCATAATACATTGTACTTTTAGGTACACTAGAGCCATCAGGGCATTTCCTAATTCTCTGTATTAAGATCTTATGAGCAATCCGTTATACTTTTAGATAAGAGATTCTCCTGACCAAActcactttttctttttaaactccatttcctttattttttttcgtctAGCTTAAAATTTCTAGAATTCTACTTTGTTGATCAGACCTGTTAAATTTAACAGTGAATGTCCGGAACTTTGTCACTATCTAGGGCTATTGGACAAGGTTCAGTATTAGACcctctctttttttctatttatataaATGATTTAGCTTCAACTCTGAATAataacaatattaattttcatttttatgcaGATGATCTGCAGATCTATTGCACCGGTGATCCTATTGCACCTGATTCATGCTCTAGTCAAGCGAATGAGATACTTCATTTGATTTATCAGTGGGCTATGAATAATGATCTTCTTCTCAATCCAGGTAAATCTCAAGCTTTGCTAATCACAAGTGGGAGACACCGTCCTGATCCACTTCTTCTTTACCTCAATGTTGAGGTTATACCTTACGTCCATAAAACTAAAAatcttggaattattttcaatgattcTTTGGCTTGGGACGACCATATTTCCTACATAAATAAAAGAGTTAACTTTTCCCTTTATACTCTTAGAAGGCATCAGTACTTCACCCCTCAAGATATTCGGATGATATTAGTTCGTGCCCTGCTCCTTCCCCTTTTTCCCATGGTGctgaaatctttttttcttgtgatgcagcctcaataaaaaataaaacggtGACTAAACTTATTTTCCCTCTGAAAGCTATCACATCAAGAACTATCAAGTTCTGTAATAGATTATCGACTTTGTGGAAccaaagaaaataaaacaatttttttgtttaacttcatttttattactaATTCAGATCTTTAGTatcaaaagtagaaaaaaaatatcaagtgaGATTGTTAAGGACCTCACCTATTTCAAGGCACATCTCAGAGATCACTCTTCCTTTTTGTTAATGCAAAAGTAATACAAATGCAAAATTCTATCACATTTTGTCAAAACATTGGTTCATTATTTGGCTCATTGTAATTCATCTGTTCGTCatggtaataaaaaaaacttaattcaaaaaataatgaaaaactcCTTATcttcagaaattaaaaatgaaaaaaaaatggaatgaaatttAAGAACTCTCCGTTGGAACTTCATTTAGAGTTCAAGCATAATACGAGAAAAAGAAACACTTCAGATGACAATCTTaccttttgaaagatttttgtaCTCCTTTCTGCGTTCTACAGATAGAACAACTTATCCTGAAGTTTGTTCGAAGGCTCCCTCTTCACATGCTCCCCAATCAGGTAAGCCAGTTTGTGAGCGTACtgcaaaagaattttcaagtGGAATAGGTTCTCTTGGATTTCTACCGAAAAGAAAGACAGATAAAATGTACCTGGCAGCAAGCAGGCACTCGAATTGTTCCTGGCCAGTTGTAATACATAAATGTCAACTTGTAGGCCAGTTTCTGGACGACGTCTGCTGACAAATTGGCAGAATCCCAAACAACGATGTAGTGCGACGGTGTCACCGTTCCCTGACGAACATTCTGGGAGATCAGGAAGAAGTCCTTGAAGTAGCGCCGAGTAACTGAGTGATCGACAACAGTTCCCGGTGCTGGATTGTCAATTTGTGACCTTGCACGGAAGAAGCGCGTATTGATACGCTTCTGGGTCACAACGTATGTCAATTTCGGTGGTTCCTGATTGGGATAGATCACCTTGGCAGCTTCAATAAGCTGCGGTACCTCAAATTGTTCGCACAACGGAAGTTGACCATCGCCTACTCCGTCACTGCCAATGCGAATTACACAAAAGAATTAATGTTAGAGAAAGATCCTGACCACTAGACAGTTACggcaatttgtgaaaaattgaagaaaacagTTTATTGGGGTCGCGGAGTTAGGACATCTAGGTTAACAGCCTACGCTTGCCGACCTAGACGTGCTAACCTGGGTTGTCCTAGGTCTACCTCGAGGTCGATGCCTTCTCACAATGCATAGCTTGCTTCTGCATCTATTTTCTCAAAAGGATGCCAAAGCGTCGtattactgtttaccggttcccaaccgatttaaaccgatttacaatcactcaaaagatcccctaaaatagtttaaagagtaatgggaattgattttcggacaaaaaattACTCATCGCtttttaaccggtttataaccgattggaaccggtacGGCGTTATCATAAATTCCAAGGCCTCTTCAATGAGCCCAATCGGGAcaaaattcgattgagaaatattctttagagccttttcaattgcggataaaaattagttatccgTTACGAATtgcttcattaccggttcataaccgatttgaatcggttCAAGTCTGTCAACAAGTCTGAAAGTGGAGAGGAAGTTGATAACCTGCACGTATTTCAAAACTCACGCAATTTGCATTTTCGGCATTTGTAGTGCCGGCATGCGTTGGAGACTATAAGAGTAGTTTCGTTTTCATTCTAAAGGAAAGACTATCCCAGGGTAACCAATGTCAACAGTCAACGCCGCAACACggcaacaagaaaaaaaatgagaaggaatttcaagacctttccatcgaGCCTAACATAACACTatttgattgagaaatacgctttctagagctTTTTGAATCTTCGTATATGGAAAGAATCTTCACGAAAGTCCACGGAGAAGAACCCCTCAACTGAGACAAAGGCAGAACAGAGAACAGAGAAACAGAGACCAGAAAATACCTGGAGAGAAGTAGATTTCCTGCCCCCCTCTCCTTGAGATTGAGAGTGTGCGGCGGGAAGATATTGGAGTCTCTGGAGAGCAACAGATAGGGATCGTCTCATCACAGGAAGAACGTTAAGGCCAGAGAGAACGCCCTAAATCCTCAATATCCTTGGCATCTCCAAGAATTGGAAATAAACGCTTCTAAAAGGGTACCGAAAGatcgggtgactttgacacccccctgttcgcaagttttttttttatttctagaacttaatgATGGTCTTTattaccgatcagacatggtagatcggatcggtaaagaccattcttaagttctagaaataataaaaagcttacgaacaggatgGTGGAAGCATGGAAGGAACCTGAACGCGTATTTAGGGCTTTAATTGGAACTAAATCAGTGCTCCTGGACTGTCaggggggtgtcaaagtcacccgtactAAAGGTAACCTCACTCTTTTACTTTCGTTTTGTTTCTATCTTTTCTTGAGAGGGTTATAAGTCTACCAGGGTGCAATAGTTACACGGGTGAGGGCTTCATTACCTTCATTACCTATATtagcaacaaaatattttcggaTAGCAAGGCCGCGATTCGCAAAGTACATGGTGGCATCGTCAGCAGCAACTCCGGCAACATCCACGGAGAGCATCGGTCAAACAGGGTTCACGatgggggactacaactttgaagttgtcaactcTTTTGTgtaccttgggtcaacaatTACAGCCGAcgacaacaacatctcaacagaagtccgcgcatggctgctgaaagccaacaaggcctatttcagtctatcaagagttttccggtccagaaccttaagcataaagactaagctactgctgtataggactatgatcctgccagtcctcacgtattcgtctgagacgtAGGTCCTCAGACGAATGAACCGacagatggaccgacggcgaggaccaggacgccagctcattaggggtgcggaattggagaacagtggcgcgtaacaggctcaaGTGGCGACAAGtcctaagtaagtaagtaaggtCGCGATTCGAACACGCGGTCCACTTTTGTTTCCGAATGCTAGGTGCTATTGCATTCGTCCTTATAGATATTTGAGCTTGGACTATACTGGGTACCTGGACCTGGACACAGTAGAATTGCAGGCAATGAGGAAGCAGACCGCTTCGCTGTTGCGGGAGCTAGGATTGCTTTTATTGGATCTGAACCAGAGAAGACATGTGAAAGGCGCATCAAACGGACTGGACCCTGACAACATACTGGACGCGGACAACGGAATGGACCCTGACAACAGACTGGACCTTGACAAAAGACTGGACGCGGACACTGGACTGGACCCTGACAACAGACTGGACCATGACAACAAACTGGACCCTGACAACATACTGGACGCGGACAACAGACTGGACCATGACAACAGACTGGACCCTGACAACGGACTGTTTGGAAAATATGTTTGAAGCAACAGGTCTGTAACCTCTACAGCAGAGCCCGTGTAGGCACCGCTAGGTGTTTTCAGCATCCCAAGCCGTTCAGAACCTACTGGACCTCCTAGTACTCTGCCTTAAAAGATGAAGTTCCTTAGGAAGTGCATTCCGTTTTGCTTTAACTAAACCAGTAGTCAATGGATAAGCCTTTTCGTATGCTGTAAGCAAGACCGAGTTCAGTCTGTTGACTGAACGATTGATCAAAGATTGACCAGTCAGTTTTACGAGGATTGCGGTATGGTCTTGGTCCAGTGGTCGTAGCCTGGCATCCAATGCGATCCAATGTGCACAAGATGCAATAAGATTGAGGAAACGATCATACACCCTTTGGGACCGCCTCAGTTATGTAATTTGAGGCGGTAGCTCCTTGGTAAAGCGGTACTGCCTCAAAGTGAATTATCAGGGATACAGCCGGCCTGTTTGATCAAGTTTATGGTCCCAAAAGAGAAGCCTAGGTGCAGTACTCACCTTTGACCGACCCCTCTTCGAAATCTTAATCTAAGTCACATATATCTATTATACGAAAACGATCTTCTATCTCCAACAAAAACGTAAAATTAACGTAAGATTTTCGTAAGTAACCTTACTTTTTGTAATTCATTTGGGgaaattgtaagaaaaatggTATTTTCTTTCTTGGAAACTTTTTCGAAAGGACAATGTGTCCTTGCTTACTCCACTTACCTGTCAAGCGTACATATAACCTGATGACCAAGAAGAGAAAGGTTTCCAGGCATCGAACATACTCTGCCTTCGAAAACTCcgtatttttcccattttccttTAATGAAGCTGACCTATCATTAGaggaatatgggaaatatataaagtgttcaaagctacagtatgtgcgaagccttaaACCCTTCCTCAAGTAATCCTGaaagaaaatagtgaaaaagcAAAAGAAACTCACCGGAAGATGACAATCCTCTCGGGAAGAGTTCCATTGGCCTTCCTATAGGCCATCAGGGCGTCCTTTACGGCATTCCCAAGGCTCCTGCTCACTTCCTCCCGGATATTCTGGATGATGACCGTACTGAACCATGTTGTGAAGTATTTATTGGTTGATGCCACAAATCCCGTGACTGAAGAAGCCTTCTGCGCTGGATCATGGTAAGCATCTATACCACAAATCATCGTTCCAGCCATTGGGATATTGACACTCCATAGTGTCCCTCCCACTTTGCAGTTCATCTGCAGCAGAATCTTCATAACAATCGACCTCACCTTGGACTCATTCCTCTGATTCAGTGTCCTGGCCATAACGACCTGGGACGGAATGGGAATCTGAAAGCAACAGATCTTCTTCACGCAGGCATACAAATCCGCCCTCTGGGACGGAGAAATGACAACGATGagggaaaaattgggattctGCGTAAGGGTTTCGGTGATACGACGCTGAAATTCAATTGTTGCATCTTGCTGCAGGACAACATGCTGCGGCTGAAGAATATTCATGCCCAAATTTGGAGCATTCCTCTGCATATTATCCAGGAAAGTTCTTGCTTCCTCCCGATTCCTCTGCACATAGAAGATAGCCCAATCTGTCAGTGGCACAGCCGTTAGGACTCTCTTATTTGTGGCATCCCTGGAAAAATCCGCCGAAACCCCTGCTGATCCCTGATACCCATCGAAATTCACCGTCTCCAAGCCCAATTCCCTGGCTTCCAGTGCCAGAACATCCGGTGCCAACTCCAAACCCCATTCCTCCAGCACCTTCCTGGCAGCTTCGCATTCCTGCACATTTGCCAGGAACTTCCTCAGTCCCTCAACACGATGCTGCGGTGACACTTGAACGTACGTTATCAAATCCCTCTTCAAATTCTGATTATTCATCTGCTCATCAGTCAGACCCGTCAAATAGCACAGTTCCGGAATTAGACTCGAAGTCCTTTCTTGCTTCTTCGTCTGCCCTGCCACGAGGACTTCCTTGAAATTCATCAGCAACGGCTGATTCTCATCCCTAATCGTTATATTGTAATTCCTCCTGTAGTACTCAACAAAATCAATCTCTTCCCCGTTTCGATTGAAAGTGTGCTTTGGCGAGAGATTGAAGTCTACATCGTGGATGCAGTAGGTCTGATTGTTGTAGCGCGTCAGAACAACCTTCCCCACGAGAGTCTCTTTgacttttttgtggaaattctggGGATGGGCTTGATGGATGTCTCGCATGAGTTCAAGTACGGTCATCGTCGACAGACGACGATGGGACACGTCCAAGGACAGCATAAGGCCACCCTCGAACGTATCAACAGCTGTAACATAACCTGGCCAGATCTCCAGCTTGTGCTGGGGCACTGATGGCCAGAAACAAAAGGACTTGTCAATAAAACCTTGATCAAAAGCTGTTTCCAAATAAATTTTGACTCATTAAAGTACAGTAGAgtatctcaaatctgaatctctcaaattcgaacgacgattggattcaaaatgtcaattgtgaggatatgtaataaaaatcgtattctgaatgaatgaaaatcgtatttatgtgcttcttcctgaatgtttacatacattatgattgtataaaatgaaaaggaagtatgttactacTAAGACTTGTgcgaaagtacgggaatttgattcaaagcactatttaatctcacataaatttcgttagttttgaaaaaatcgttcgaatttgggaggtcagaaatgtaaaaaataccccccgagcgttcgaattcaGGAGACTCTAGTGTATTTTAATCGTTTTGACGTTTATAGAGAGAGACCCTATAAAAAAATGTCCCCATCGTTTCGTATGAAATTCcctagaaaaatttaaagaatgtgACTCATGTCCCCGGGTAAAAAATCCAATTCTCGTACCCGGTGAAATCTTTAGGTCACCGGATCACCTGCAACGGAGTGTTACGGACTATCCCTAGGTACAGTTCCCATTCTGAGGGAaaacatttcataaattttcgcTAGTAATCTTTCTAATATTTCCGTAAAACTGTGAGATATTTTTTAGTCGTTGAATCTTTTCCGCTTTTCCGAAGAAATTTTCTATAGATTTTCTGGagaaatctcgaaaagacaaCCAGAAAActggggaatttttccaagggaTATTCCTATTCGGAAAAGTTGATGAACTTTTTCCCGATTTTCTAGggaaatttaagtaaaaaattttagtgaaattccTGAAAAACTCTATGAGGCCATTTAtaccgccgcattggattgagattgaattgtcccaaaatcggtttttgggacaattcagtcaaagtctaatacgacagtctaaatgacctcaatgaaatcgtttagattgcGACTTAATTAttcgaaatccgattttggaacagttcaattccaatctaatgcggcggtgtaaatagcctctatGATTTGTTCCACAAATATGGATTTGGGTATATTTGTGGAACAAATCATAGTTTTTCagtaattttactaaaattttttactgaaatttcCCTAGAAAATCGGGAAAAAGTTCATCAACCTTTGCGAATTGGATTAtcccttggaaaaattccccagTTTTCTGGTTGTGTTTTCGAGATTTCTCCAGAATTCATATTTGGACCCGGGAATGTCTGAtaaattatcccaaattttccCGAAAAATTTGGTCCTAATGTAGGATAAAATGAGGGATGATCTTTCCCAATTAAATCTCCAGGAAAGGCTTCTGAATTTTATGCACCTCCTGGAATTTTGCCTCCTTCCCTGGCAATTCCAAtggtaaatttatttgaat encodes the following:
- the LOC129806092 gene encoding protein argonaute-3; its protein translation is MSFGRGRQMELIAAMARSAREQPTSITDSGSAESGIQTTDKSHGTSEEKKPSEKTKLTQDSGEDSMGTSSLGRGRMMRLATERLREQQKSSEEEDCSTSRGSGSREAMKRAMETLRQYHGSPEKTRSQMSALSLEEQSPESPKDIVSYRGSKGSTVKVMTNYLPLKWRGNQRIYEYVVQFEPPIDSIHLRMKIIQQLQPQIGIFVSTGYNIFLTRKLEPISTYKTTLAATQDTIKVTIKLVKQKPEEELSPFLNNLFNKVMRALKFVRHKRKQFDPTKAKLVPQHKLEIWPGYVTAVDTFEGGLMLSLDVSHRRLSTMTVLELMRDIHQAHPQNFHKKVKETLVGKVVLTRYNNQTYCIHDVDFNLSPKHTFNRNGEEIDFVEYYRRNYNITIRDENQPLLMNFKEVLVAGQTKKQERTSSLIPELCYLTGLTDEQMNNQNLKRDLITYVQVSPQHRVEGLRKFLANVQECEAARKVLEEWGLELAPDVLALEARELGLETVNFDGYQGSAGVSADFSRDATNKRVLTAVPLTDWAIFYVQRNREEARTFLDNMQRNAPNLGMNILQPQHVVLQQDATIEFQRRITETLTQNPNFSLIVVISPSQRADLYACVKKICCFQIPIPSQVVMARTLNQRNESKVRSIVMKILLQMNCKVGGTLWSVNIPMAGTMICGIDAYHDPAQKASSVTGFVASTNKYFTTWFSTVIIQNIREEVSRSLGNAVKDALMAYRKANGTLPERIVIFRDGVGDGQLPLCEQFEVPQLIEAAKVIYPNQEPPKLTYVVTQKRINTRFFRARSQIDNPAPGTVVDHSVTRRYFKDFFLISQNVRQGTVTPSHYIVVWDSANLSADVVQKLAYKLTFMYYNWPGTIRVPACCQYAHKLAYLIGEHVKREPSNKLQDKLFYL